A stretch of DNA from Fundulus heteroclitus isolate FHET01 chromosome 22, MU-UCD_Fhet_4.1, whole genome shotgun sequence:
ACTGCTTCAATCTGTCTGCACAGAGATGATCTTAGATATGGGGCTTTTGTTTGCTGAAGAACCTGCTCCCCAGCATCAAATAAACCATGCAGGGCAGCTCTGGGCCGCACACCTAGGAGTCTGTGCTCAGTGTGGAGCAATCGCAATGATTTGCCAAGTGATTAACTGCTCAATAATTCTCGAGCTTGTTCTGCATTGCACCGTGCTGATATTAATCATAACTGCTTACTTTCAAGTCAACATTATATGAATGTTATATGAAATATGCAGAGTTTGTACCACAGAAGGAAACCGAGCTACAAAAGCAAGAGAAGATGGAACACAGCATACTATATGTATTAATAAGAGGTGGGCAAGGCATACTAAAGGAAAGAGTGAGTTAAAAACTCTGAAAATTGAACTTCTCATTTCTGGGGACACACTTCTCAGAACACCTACAAGTATTAGTTTTCATTTGAAGTCAACATCAAAGTGTGGCAGAACGGgtttcattttattaaactcAAATGACCTAAAAGGGCTTTGTTTGCATCAGCATTGATGTTGAGGAAAGCAGCAACAAATTGGACTTTATGTAttttagtcttgttttttttttttttcattttacctaACACACTAAAAAGCAGGTCTCAGCCTGCCAGTACAGCCCTTATTAAGGTCTCTCCTCTGGAGGGTTTAATAGAGCTCTGCTCTTAAAAGACACTTATTGTCGGGGTGAGGACAGTTTCCAGTTTCATTATATCACTTTGAGTCAAGCATATCCTTTAGCAACCTAATTACAGTGCCTATCAAAGTGGTCGCCCTATCAGGGCAATCTTGGCACCTTAATGCCCATTTCTCTGTCTGCAGAGGAGAAGAGGACTGACCTTGCGTTGTCAGATGtcatcattttctttatttgatgCTTCAGTTTGTTCATCTTCCTTTAATCCTCACAATGACAGGGATGAGCCCTGTAAGTCCTTATAGACACTTAAATGTGTTATAGAAAGCATTATTCTTAAAGAAAATCCTaatgaaaataacaacaaattaaaataccCCAAATACAAATATGGTTATTGGGAAAACATTATTTACAGTCAATGCTTTATGATACGGCTATTTCTCCATTGTTAGTTTACTTAATTATGCTATATGTAATTTAAGATGTATTATAGTGTAGACAAAGTACAAGAAATCAATGGCAATAAAGAGAGAGGAAATGTTGGACAATAGTGCATTTTTGCCTTGCTTGAATACAGCCAGTTAATCAGGGACTGCTCAGCCTCTCGATAGTTTCATTTGGATGGGATTAAGTACCACATTTCTCCCCACCCTGAGAGATTAAATAGGGAAGATAGTTCACCTATGGCGGAGGAGCAGAATCAGACAATGACCAGACTGGGAATACACTCGCAGATATCGAGGTTTGATGGCAGGAGCAACCAAAaccctttctcttttttgaaaTTCTAATATATTCTTTACAGGAAGAGCCCTTTGGCTACAGCCTTGGAGAATGCAGAGAGGatgcagataaactctgttactTCAGAGGAGTTTCTGAAATGTCGATATGTCCTTCAACCGATATGTTCTGCTGGAGTCTGTCAGTTCGTTTGAACCATTTGCCACCATTTAGACATCAGTGGATAAATATCATTACAATAACTCAGAGGTTCTGTCACAAATGTTAATGGTACcagacacacacatatgctATTACAGTGAGAGGTTTACATTTACTCATTATAGGAATAATTGTGAGATACcttctttatgttttattcGATCAGTACATTTTTCTGGGTGGAGTGATACATCCTCAATTTGGAATGATACAGTTTCAATttagtgttgatttttttttttttttttttttttgtaatggatTTAGGATATAAATTATACAAACAGGCTCAAAGTCAGTACATAAACACAACCTCATTGATATTTGGTTAAAAGATACACATTAAACATGTGTTACTTGTAGTCGTAAATAAGGTTTTGGCTCGATATCTGAACCATTTTCTTTGCAGAAAAGCTTTTAAACATAGCCCACAATTTTTGTTGCATACTTAGGCTTGAGTTTTCCAAAAGCCTATTGTTACCCTGCTTGTTTTGGAGAGTGTATGAGAAATTATTGTCACAACAGTTTCCAAGCTTCAACCATCTGTTGCTTTGAAAAGAAATCAAATGATTATGGATTAGTCCCTTGCCTTTATTAGGCAACTTACTTTAGTACATAGTGAATCAGTACCATTGgcagaaaaacatccccacagcctAATTCTTCTGATTTCATGCTGGTTGGTAGAATGCTCTTAGGTTTGAAATTCTCACTTTGTCTTAACTGACCATAAAACTTTTGAGCAGAATTTCCATCAAACTTGAAAGTATTGATTTTAGCACTGTGACTGCTTCGTTCATGGTGATGTGAAATGCACTTCACATTGGACAGTGACACTGGTGTTTGGTTAGTTCCCAGTTCATAGCAGTTTATGTTGAGTAAACTCAACATAAACTGCTATGTTTATGTTTCAAAGGGGGAGCTTGTAAGCTACAGGGAACACCATCTCAATGTTGAAGTATATAAAGTTGACAGCATCATGTGTCTGTGTTTTGCTCCAGGAGGGACTGTTGTTGTGTCTCACAAAGTAGATTGCATCATGAGGAAAAACTGTGTGAACATATTGAAGCAACATTTAGTATATAACCCAGGAAGTTAAGACTTGAGCACAATTGCTCTACTAATCATTCCTCCAGAATATTTGCATTATGGCTTAAGGGTAACAAAGTAAAATTTTAGAGTGACCCCGTCTTAGCCCTGACTTCAGCCGCATAGACGATTTGTGGCCAAGATGAAAAGGTATACAAAGGCAAAGCTGCCTACACATCTGACTTagttacaccagttctgtcaaGAGAAATGGGACAAAATGCCAGCAAACTATTGTGAGAAGCTTGCAGAAAGATAACCAAATCATTTGAACtaagtcatacagtttaaaaagtAATTCTATCAAATATTACGGAAATACATGCTGTATATGTAAACGTCTGAatcagaaaaaagtaaaataaaaatgatctttaaaaattcattattttggcattttgctaatattttttctttttgatcattCTAAATGAGCTAAAACAGGAACGGTTCAGTCTAAGATCAGACACTGAGAAAAATACGATGGAGTACAGATAGTGTACATATCTGGTACGAAGTGTAATTGTACACTTTGACCTGCAACATTACTTActtttaaaatcataaaatgCACATTTATTATGTTAAGTTCCAAAACCAgcattaataaatgaaatatgcTTGACCTTTCAACATTCTATGTCTTATGCTTGTTTTGCAGTGTTGAGCTGGACTTTAAACTGCAGGAGGATAAGCTGCAGCCCTTGATGAAGAGACTTTGCCCCATGGACAGCCGACAGTGCCCTGCTCTGCCTTATTCCAATGAAGTGTTCACTTCCACCCCCAAACGCAAGTCCAAGTCAGAGTCCAAGAAGCACGCTCGCTGGAAACTTTGGTTCCTTTGAATAGAACATGAAGCcttttggaaaaaaagcaaTCTCATTGGGAACATCTACAATCCCAGTTACTCTTGGAGCGGTTAAAGGAATATGCAGATGGGGGACCAACAACCAGACACCAGTTGATATGAGGCTTTGAACTGAGACTGCCAGGTCATCTGGGGGACAGCAGagacataaaatatttaaaattcagTCTTATCTTTTCTGGCACATTTGCTGGACAGGATCGGCACCTTCAAACTCTAGGTATGCAGtggcacatttttttatgttctttacTGTAACGATGAGGTTATTCATGCTACAaaactttttggatttttttttttattgaaatcttCCAGTCAATGCTAtgaacttttcttcttttcccctCAGAGCACATTGTTTGGCATCAAGTGGTGGAGCCATGCAGAGGGTCATGTCTGAAGAAAGCTGTAATCTTTGAATGGACATCAGCCCCACTTCCAGTAAAGcacaaatatttgaaaaaggAGAGATATTTGAAAAGACTGCGTCAGTACAGTATTCACCAGTATGTCAGCACTGTTATTGTAACCCTGTACTATCCTGTCCCTTTCTGCCATATTTGTTGACATGCTGCTCACTTTTTCTCCCTGACTGAACGTCTGCTCAACAAGGTTGATACACAGTCACCTTCATCTCGTTTTTGTCTCCAATGCCTCTACAGTAGCTTAACGTGCCGGCAACGTGCCAACCAGCCTCACCCATCCAGTTGTCATTACTGATCCACAATGTTCTGgatctacataaaaaaaaaaaaaacgtgtaaaaCAAAGTACTGTGAACTTGGAAATCTCTTGAATAAGCAGgtataatattttaaagtagaaaacaaGTATTCTCAGTTTGATCTTATTTTTTATCAAGATGGACGATGTTTTACTATTTATGCagtattttatattaaaaaagtataaataatggtattatttatgttaattttgtaatttaaaagtaaaaattgttTGCCATTTCTCTCTGAGTCCACTAGGAGTTTGCCTTGCTTCTGTCACTTGAAATGTTGCAGTAAAGATCTGATGTAAAGTAGCAAAACTAGCCCCATTAAACAACTCTGCTTATTTGGGAAGTACCCAAAACTACTTTGCACTGAACTTGCAGCAAAAGCAGAAGGGCTATATATACAGAGCTAAAGAAATATAATAGTGatccatgagaaaaaaaaatctttgcagCCACTAGCTTTGGTCAcatacatgaaaaaatgaaatattatgtAGCAATGATGCAGAGCTTGTTACAAAGGAGGTATTTGCTGATGTGTTATACTAATTTTGCGACTGTAGCTCTTGCGTGTGTATTTTTAGATGTACATGAAATGTCCGAAGGGCACACTTGCCTACGATGACCTCTCACACTGTCCACATTTATTAGCACCCCagataaaaatgtgcaaaaagccttaaaaatgcCAGTTTTACGGTAGCATAATCTCCCCCTAAAAAAGTTATGCCCATTTTCTAAAAAGTTTGCtttgaaattttctttttacctccCTTACTTGCAAATGAACCTCTCACTGCTGAAGAGACAAAACATCCTAGAGTCTTAATTTTAGCTTGTTTGTCGCACATCCTGTTGGTTTAAACTTTAATATTTTCACACTGAATGCACAAATTGGCAAGTCTAGGTGAGAGGTTATAATTTTATAAACTAGTTTGTGATCATTGAAGAGCAACACATTTTTGAGTagtttattttatatacattCCATGTTTTCTTGTATATTTAAGAGTGGTTAAGAGAGAATATCTTTGCATTAGATTTATGTTAGAGGACAACCAGATCTCAattctttaataatttaaaaaaaaatcaaagtataaattaattaaaaaatattccagttgcatttattttataggatttctttttttttttaactgcttctGACACTTTTGATTTTGTTAGAGAGAAGCAATTCCTCCTTTTGTGAAACTCTTGATTTTTCCAAAACTTACAACACTAGATTATGCTgctgaaattaaataattgaaagATTTTTGACATATTGTCTGgaggtaaaaataaatgtgcaggACCCTGCAATTAAGAATGGGCACTTTGATGCAGGCAGCCACCAACATAGCTTCTAGTCGTGTAGTTCCCACATGTCAAACTAGCATAATTTGATGTATTTTGAAAGGCATTTTGAACCTTTCAAAATGCCTTTCACTAAAATGATTACCTCTGATACAGCTTTGCTTTAGCCTTTTGAAATGGTGGGCTTTTTTCAAAGACAGGTTCTTCCTAAACTCCTCCCTGAACGATCTGGAAATGCAGCAATGTAGTAAAGAATTGCAAAACTTGTGGCATGTGGGTTGCTACCTGCAACAGAGAGCTCATTCATCGACCAGGATCATAGTAAATACCTGTACAATGAGAGTACAATATAATGGATATAATggatttttctactttttctaaaaaacaattaaagcaTTTCATCAGGAAATTGTTGCAGTGTGCTGCTATCACTACTGAATGCAAGTCGTTTACCCAAATCAGTGCTGTGAGTCCTTCTTCAGCTCATAGTTCCAGGTAGCAATGTCTGGCTTATCAATGACAAATTCCAAGTATGTACTGGCTTCCCAGACAAAATACAGGTTCCCTGTCAGTATACACCAAGacacaatatattttaatggcTTAACAGCCTAGTGAACCAAAAAGGGCACTTTTTGCTCCTCTGGTCAATTGCTCAATTCACTAAGATCTGAAAAGCAAGGCTACTTTAAGACAGCTATGAGAAAgtagacagatttttttaaacagtgatAAAACAAAGGCACCCTAACCCCCTAACAGTGCTGTAAAAAGcaccaatatttttttcagtaacacACAAATGCTAATTCATGCAGCTCCAAAACTAAACATGATGGGTGATCTAATAATGTGACAATATGACTGAACGAGCCCCATGAAAAGCTTTTAGATCAAATGACCCTGAAAGTGTTTCATTGCAGAGAATGTCCCCTCATTCTGTTAGCACCGACACAGCAACATACCAGGGCAACATTCATGTTGCTCACTTGTTCTCTGGATAGGTAATTATACACCACCTTTTTGCATGAGCTAAAATTAGTAGCAATCTGACTTCAAAAGCATAACATAAAAGAAGATCTTCCTCTAACATTGCGTTATAACAAATTAGCTTTCCTTCTGCTAATGATTTTCCAAATTCCTGAGTCTaaactgtgttttcacaaaaGTGTTACCTTACCAACAGAATACCTGTATTACCTTCAACTCACCAACAAAGTGAGTGGGGTGACACAGGAAATCGTTGCTCTCGCACATGGGACTCAGCAGCACAAGGACAAAAGTCACGTGACTTGCCATGACCACCTGTCTTAAATGGGCAgcttctgtttgtttacatGACAGCATTTGCTCCAAGTGTCCCGTGCAGCCATAAAAAGGTGCATCATGGCACTGACACCAAAGGATACGCTGTGCATATTTTACACCACAAACTTTGATGAAATGGCGCTACTTGACCTCTAATGTTGATAGATTGTAAAGACTGTGGTTGGCTTTTGCGGTGCATAATTAAAATGCTGCATATTTCataatgccttgcaaaagtcttcATTGTCCCGCaactgttttcacattttatcacatgaAAATGGATTATGTGCAGTGCATGGTAAAAAGGCAGAAGGAAATTAACTTGTGGTTTTCCAAatgtttaacaaattaaaatatttttttcagtttggtaTGATGTATTCAGTCtggtggaagaatctgtcaaAAGAACAAATATAAATGGAGGGAATTTATATAGCGCTCTTATTGTCATACGGACCATTCAAAGCCCTCTACAATAGAGCCACATTTACCCCATtgcactcacaaacacacacacattgataTAGATATGTGCAGCTTCATATGCAGATCTGTAGgtaacttggggttaagtgccttgcccaggggcacatcaacatctGTGACGGTAGGAAACTGGAATCACACTCACAATCTTCCAACAGAAAGATAACCACTCTATCCACTGAGTCACAGCCTCCCATTGTTCAAAGCATCTGCCCTATATGGGAAAGTCTAATGTAACGTTTTTCACGAGCCTAATAAGGGACAAAGCAACTAACAGGGTAGGCAAAGGGAGCATTAATCAGATAAGCAGCCAAGAGTTCTGTAGTAAccctggaggaactgcagagatcagcagctcaGTTTGGAGAACTTGTTGACGGGACAAGTCAACAAGTTTCCAGACAGACAATTTCTTTCCCCCgtgatgtttttattattttttcaaccttaatcattttaaaatgtgtaagaaaGTACTCTAGTTAAATGACcctaaaattaaactttttgaccCATAACCAATATGCTGTGTTTGGAGGAATACCAACACTGCATATGATCCTGAACACATCTTCCTCACCATGAAGTATGGAGGTGGCATATCAGCTTACTAAGGGCATGCTTTTCATCAGCAAGGAAAATATGCTGATGGGAAGATAGGTGTAGCTAAAAAGGTTGATTGTGGAATaatccttctttttctttacttgGGAATCGTCTGTGTGCTTCTGCCAGTCTTAACCGGGTCTCTCTTGAAAAAGAGACTTTTAATCTCAATGAGATCTACCTGGCTAAATAAAGGttacaaacatacatacaaTACATTTGGGGATGCTGTTGTGTACCttgactgagtttgagctgtttCACAAAGGATAATggacacacaaatacacacataaaCACGCACACATAAAAACTGCTATCTCAcccacccctcatactcctgaGCAGAGTGGATGGCTCTCCATTTCTTAAGCTCaggtcctctaccagaggcctgAGAGCTTTAGGGTACTTCTTAGGATgttagctgttcctaagattgtgctcttctggactgagatgaatgatgtttctccaggtgtCTGTTGGAGCCAtttctccagagtgggggttactgcCCCGAGTGCTCTGATGACCACGGGTaccactgttgtcttcaccttccaggctctttctagcTCTTCCCcgagcccttggtatttctccagtttcttatGCTCTTTTTTCCAGACGTTTCAATCACTCGGGATggccacatagatcacaacagccGTCCTCTGCTGCTTGTCAATGATCACAATGGTCTGTTGGCCATTACCATCTTAtttgtttgtatctggaagtcccacaggagCTTTGCTCTGTCAGTCTTGACCACCTAGGTGGTAacctgggggtctccagttggtattctgaacagatgtttctgtataCTATACCAGCCAGTTTGTTATGGCATTCCATGAATTCCTTCCCTGCTAATATTTTAGACCCTGCTGAATAGTTTCTGGGGCCTCTATGCATAGCCTGCATCTGGGATCTTgcctggtatggtagatctgggcctctaGTGCTCTAGTGCTCAaggcctgctcctgtgctgccatgatcattgcttcagtgctgtccttcagtccagccctcTCTAGCCATTGGTAAGAGTTGTTTATATCAGGCTCTTTAGCTATCTGTCGGTGGTACATCCCATGCAGGGGTTTTTCCTTCCATGATGGTTCCTCcagttcatatatatatatatatatatatatatatatatatatatatatatatatatatatatatatatatatatatgcccatGCAACAACTCTAACCCTAAGCTATATTCGCATTTTCAGTCTTTTGTGCTTTAAGTGAAATGGAGCTGGACCATGACAGGAGCTTAGCAGTCGTGCTCGCTCTTTGCTCTCTTCAAATGTGATTAGTCTTCAATAGAGAAAAGAGACACAACCTTCAAGTCTTGGAGGGGAACTGCAGTCCCAGTCCATCAAACTGAGTGACCTCATCCAGCATCTGTCTGTTGCTAACCCTTATCACACCTGCTGTGTCTCACTTTCATTCCCCGCAGGATATtgctttagcttttgttttaaaagtgtcTTCTTTCATTTTCCAACTTTTCCCACTGTGCTCTTTTAAAACCATTGGTTCTATCATCATTTCACTTTCTTCCTAATAATTTACATGTATTTTATCCTTCCATGACCAAGAAGGTAAATGAGTCCTTGGATTGGTTGAAGACTAACTAATCAGATGCACGCCATCTTGCTTTGGAGTTTAAAATTACTTAAAGTAAATATTGTCATGTCATTGCAATACAACATTAGGAGACTACATTTTTACAAGACACTATTGTTACATGACCCTGCTGACTGCATTGATCCTCCAGATATCCTGTGAGTCATTAGTGCACTTTAGCCTGCAGACAACTTTTgtactgtattttgtatttgttgtgAGAAACATCAAATATTGTATTTTCCCACTCTTTTCTGGTCTGATAGTTGTTTGAAAATGGTCCCCACAGATTCATGACCCAAATCCGTGGATGAGACTGAGTCTCATTAGCTTGTTAGCCTCCATCATTCAGAAGATTTAATTAGTTTTTCAAAAGGCTCATAGTGATATCTTTCTACCACAGATAAAGGAACTATTAAGgatgataatgataaaaatgtCTCAAAATCAAAAAATCTGAAGCAACTATTTTAAGGGGACAATTATACTCTACAATttcagtgaaaaataaaatgcaataaaccCCTTTGATAAAAGAGCAAACCcttaaaggagacatatcatgcaaaatccccttttttggcctttagatacattttattgtgcAGTTGGTGTCtccagaaaagcagaaaattttaatatagCCTGTCAAGAAGCtgcatacatatatttatattctggTTGGGTCATATCTTTCAGagccatttagtttttttctgttttttgttatgttttgttGAACAATTATGCCACagcatttgctgcagagctgctaaacaattTTATGGACCTTTTGCTCACCAATTTCgtgactcaacttttttttttttttttttttttttttttgctgcaattttGTGGTCCAAGCTCAAATATGCGAAGCTAAAAATGTTCAGCTGTCGGGTGTTtaaacccacacaattcattacaccagCTGATATATACCACAAAATTGACTGATTGTGGTTGAGTTGGATGCTATGCAACCTGGAAgggtgggggaggagggggaggtGGGAGTGGGGAGTGGGGGGCttgggtgtgaagtgcctcctttgcatttaaagagagaCCCCActaaaacgagttgctctcagacacacctcagaataGGGGTAAAAGATGGACTATGGAGAAgcaataatgaggaattcagaccaaagcattgcagttccattttatatagaccacatgtagaccacaactgaatgatttatatgtgaaaaggaaggcattaaaagtCATGATATGTTCCCATTAAACAAATACTTTGTGGAAAGGTTCTGCCTCCTTGAGTTCACCCCTGCTATGAATTATGTAGGATCTGTAAATTTCAGCTGTCCTAGTATTGCAATGTTGGCTAGTTCTTTATTTGCAAACTTTAGGTAAAGTTATAGTTTGAGAGGCTAGAATGGATCAACATGTTATAGAAAGGTGTCAGTCAGCAGAAGGATACAACTATTTACAGCACTGTATTTACAACATGGCACAGTGAAGACATAAACCAATGCCATAACAAAATATGGGAACTTACAACTGTCCATTTCTCCTAAATTGATGAAAAGAGAAGACTGGAACTGGTCAGGGAGGGTGCAAACAGGCCAACAGCAACAGTGCGGGAGGTTCGGGTATTTATAAGAAGTACTCGTGTGTTATGTGGGATGGCAGTCTGTTGTGTTCACCATATGTCTGGGCTAAGGAGTTGGGGGTgcaaaacaaatgaaagctAAAATCTTCCCATATGTAGTGGGAGAATGTGTTATggagagatgaaaaaaaaaacaacctttggacCATAAATCCAAAGTGTATGcttgacacaaaaaaacaacacggcACATTCCCAAAGCAACACTTCActgttggtggcagcatcatgctctggggttaCTTTTCTTCAGATGGAAAGGATGCATTGAATTTCTATGGTAGAAAAAAATCTTCATCATTGTCCCATTTCTTGCAGCATCTCTTTTTTGCATCATAAAACCGTGGCATTTTAATAATGAGTTGTGAAATTGTAACTGTTTCTGCACACAAAAATCCACCCCATGATATCAACAAATCTGAAGGAGGTAGAAACATTTGCGTCAAAAATCAAACAAGAATAAATCAATGCCTACAGCAAAAAGTTACTTTTTGAATGTCTGTTCTGTCACATCACTTgatcataaatattatttttcaggTTAACTGCAGAACACATAAACAGACttttagaacatttatttagaagagAGTAGAAATCTGCTTTCAAATCAGTATTCAGTCAATGAGTGTTTTTGAAGTTTATATTATGCATGTTGGAGTGGGATTATCTTGAAAAACATAGCAACGGCTAAAGTCAAGCACAAACAGTGAGTTTAAATGCTGGCACCCTGTTTCACCCTACCCTCCACGCTGATGACATGATGTAACCAACTGTCTGTCAAACTTGTGGTTGCTAAATGAGAAGTTCAGCTGTTTAGTTCCTCTTACAGAACCTCACAGTTATTACAGTTTACTCTTACGTTCACAACGTCCTTCTGTCTTGCAGCGCATGATGAGTTTGCTGATGCAAGAATTGACACATTTAactgaagtattttaaaaatccCGCAGGTAATTGTAAATACATGTTTGttcaacattttataaatacagtctataaaaaatactttgtatTGTCTGCACAACACACTACAATATAAATACTCAATTTATGTTTCTCTTGAAGTCGTGGGCCTTTCTAGGATTAGTGCTCTCTGAGTAGTGTTACGAACACTCTTGAGGAAGACCATGAGATCAGAGCCACCAGTTCCAGTGGTGTTGAGGGCTGTGCCCACCCCTCTGAGAGGGCAGCCCATGGATATGGCACGGTTACCCGGCACAAGGACATACTTGGCCACAGTATTGAGATGATAGCTCCGCAAATCCACCAGCGCAGAGACGCAGGAGTTGTAGGCCTGGCAGAGGTCAGAGCTGGAGCAAGTCGTAATGAAATCTCGCAGcgatggacagacagacagagttTCAATCAGCTGACGGTGGGCAGGGGGCATGTAATCTCGCATGCGTGTCAGGAAGGCTCCTAGATAGGACGAATCAATGGAAACaacagaaaggaaacagaaagaataaaaataacggCATCTCCTGAAGACATTCCTAAGCTGGGAGATCTACTGGCATCACAAAAGGTAATATTCATTCATGAAAGGAATCTAAGCAAGTTAAAGGTGGATGAAATGCATCTTTACCTGTCTCACCCTCATGCTGAATGCATAGCAAAGCGTCAAAGCATTGAATGGCTGAGCTCTGAGCTGCACTTCCACCTGACAGCAAAATAGGCTCATTGCTAACGCCTTCGTACAGCAGCCCTCTTGGAAGCATGGGGTTGTCTCGCCACCTAgaaagtttttacattttttaaaaggtgcTGTCAATATCCATCTTATTCAAGCTGGAATTTCAGGAGTTCTTTTTCATTGTGTCCTTTTTTAAAAGACACAGTGAAGAAATTGAGAACAGCACATCTGCAGAACTGAATTAAAAGGCAATATTTTATTAGATCAGTACCAGAtgaggaaagaaaatgaaaatcattAATACACTGAGTATTTGGGACATTGGGACAGCTACAAAACTCACCCTGAGACAAAAATTCTCAATGTTCCATGAAATGCGTTTGGCTCCACGTGATCTGGATCAAGCACAAATCAAGTTATCTTAATTAGCCTCAATTTTGCCACCTTCATAAAAGGCAAAGCACATTGAATTATTGAATTCATATTGAGGTAGCTTTAACAGGAAATTACTGTGCATGAGTTGGAAGGTTTCCTTCATCTTCCTCAAAGACTGTGTCACTTTGATTAGACCTTTCTGTATGCCGATTAGGTCTGAGATTTTCAT
This window harbors:
- the LOC105927283 gene encoding indoleamine 2,3-dioxygenase 2 isoform X3; the encoded protein is METNYRETLQADFDAFDISEELGFILEEPLTHLPDYYRVWMDLANNLAHLIESRKLRDLVHKILPKALAWPYWLISRRLGLPPILTYADSVLANWKLKDPTGDMEIGNMDLIFSFPGGESCRGFFMVSLLVEMAGSSGITGALEVMHAMKISDLIGIQKGLIKVTQSLRKMKETFQLMHNHVEPNAFHGTLRIFVSGWRDNPMLPRGLLYEGVSNEPILLSGGSAAQSSAIQCFDALLCIQHEGETGAFLTRMRDYMPPAHRQLIETLSVCPSLRDFITTCSSSDLCQAYNSCVSALVDLRSYHLNTVAKYVLVPGNRAISMGCPLRGVGTALNTTGTGGSDLMVFLKSVRNTTQRALILERPTTSRET
- the LOC105927283 gene encoding indoleamine 2,3-dioxygenase 2 isoform X1, with protein sequence METNYRETLQADFDAFDISEELGFILEEPLTHLPDYYRVWMDLANNLAHLIESRKLRDLVHKMPVLSPHLLSNHRELRLAHLALGFICMGYVWQEGQHEPAQILPKALAWPYWLISRRLGLPPILTYADSVLANWKLKDPTGDMEIGNMDLIFSFPGGESCRGFFMVSLLVEMAGSSGITGALEVMHAMKISDLIGIQKGLIKVTQSLRKMKETFQLMHNHVEPNAFHGTLRIFVSGWRDNPMLPRGLLYEGVSNEPILLSGGSAAQSSAIQCFDALLCIQHEGETGAFLTRMRDYMPPAHRQLIETLSVCPSLRDFITTCSSSDLCQAYNSCVSALVDLRSYHLNTVAKYVLVPGNRAISMGCPLRGVGTALNTTGTGGSDLMVFLKSVRNTTQRALILERPTTSRET
- the LOC105927283 gene encoding indoleamine 2,3-dioxygenase 2 isoform X2 codes for the protein METNYRETLQADFDAFDISEELGFILEEPLTHLPDYYRVWMDLANNLAHLIESRKLRDLVHKMPVLSPHLLSNHRELRLAHLALGFICMGYVWQEGQHEPAQILPKALAWPYWLISRRLGLPPILTYADSVLANWKLKDPTGNMDLIFSFPGGESCRGFFMVSLLVEMAGSSGITGALEVMHAMKISDLIGIQKGLIKVTQSLRKMKETFQLMHNHVEPNAFHGTLRIFVSGWRDNPMLPRGLLYEGVSNEPILLSGGSAAQSSAIQCFDALLCIQHEGETGAFLTRMRDYMPPAHRQLIETLSVCPSLRDFITTCSSSDLCQAYNSCVSALVDLRSYHLNTVAKYVLVPGNRAISMGCPLRGVGTALNTTGTGGSDLMVFLKSVRNTTQRALILERPTTSRET
- the LOC105927283 gene encoding indoleamine 2,3-dioxygenase 2 isoform X4: MISVQMPVLSPHLLSNHRELRLAHLALGFICMGYVWQEGQHEPAQILPKALAWPYWLISRRLGLPPILTYADSVLANWKLKDPTGDMEIGNMDLIFSFPGGESCRGFFMVSLLVEMAGSSGITGALEVMHAMKISDLIGIQKGLIKVTQSLRKMKETFQLMHNHVEPNAFHGTLRIFVSGWRDNPMLPRGLLYEGVSNEPILLSGGSAAQSSAIQCFDALLCIQHEGETGAFLTRMRDYMPPAHRQLIETLSVCPSLRDFITTCSSSDLCQAYNSCVSALVDLRSYHLNTVAKYVLVPGNRAISMGCPLRGVGTALNTTGTGGSDLMVFLKSVRNTTQRALILERPTTSRET